From Dehalococcoidia bacterium, the proteins below share one genomic window:
- a CDS encoding metalloregulator ArsR/SmtB family transcription factor yields MEDALRAIAEPRRLEILRLIATREMPSGEIASHFTVSRPAISQHLQVLKAAGLVSERRQGTRRLYRARPEALAELRAFLDKFWESSLDRLKQAAEAQERRASRGG; encoded by the coding sequence ATGGAGGACGCCCTGCGAGCCATCGCCGAGCCACGGCGGCTCGAGATCCTGCGCCTCATCGCGACGCGGGAGATGCCTTCAGGCGAGATCGCCTCGCACTTCACCGTATCGCGGCCCGCGATCTCGCAGCACCTGCAGGTCCTGAAAGCCGCCGGCCTCGTGTCGGAGCGCCGGCAGGGCACGCGGCGCCTCTACCGGGCGCGGCCAGAGGCGCTGGCGGAGCTGCGGGCCTTTCTCGACAAGTTCTGGGAGTCGAGCCTCGATCGGCTGAAACAGGCCGCGGAGGCCCAGGAGAGGAGGGCCAGCCGTGGCGGGTGA